From the genome of Gemmatimonas phototrophica, one region includes:
- the proS gene encoding proline--tRNA ligase, which produces MSDDKKLTSRAENFSDWYNELVLRSELADYSPVRGCMVIRPHGYGIWERMQRALDDMFKATGHVNAYFPLFIPESFLSKEAEHVEGFAPECAVVTHGGGKLLEERLVVRPTSETIIYSMFAKWVQSYRDLPLLYNQWANVVRWEMRTRLFLRTMEFLWQEGHTAHATHDEAEEETRRMLGVYREFMEGHMAMPVVTGQKTDSEKFAGALRTYACEALMQDNKALQAGTSHNLGQNFAKAFDLTFQNEAGQQDFAWNTSWGVSTRMIGGLVMTHGDDAGLRLPPKLTPIQMVIVPIWKSDEERAATIEAAKRIAEELGSFKRPDHERIRCHVDDRIGIKPGAKYYHWELRGIPLRMEIGPRDLAQSSGMLVRRDTREKRPIALDALRTELPVILDQIQADMFAAAKARLEANSIREPISYDKFKEIMDGPGAFVYAGWNGDPAVEARVKEETKATIRCIPDPEFRSPVAPTTCMVTGEPAKYEVLWARSY; this is translated from the coding sequence ATGAGTGACGACAAGAAGCTGACAAGCCGCGCTGAGAACTTCAGCGACTGGTACAACGAACTCGTATTGCGCTCCGAACTGGCCGATTATTCGCCGGTCCGTGGGTGCATGGTGATCCGTCCGCACGGCTATGGCATCTGGGAGCGCATGCAGCGGGCCCTCGATGACATGTTCAAGGCGACGGGCCACGTCAACGCCTACTTTCCGCTGTTCATTCCTGAGAGTTTCCTCTCGAAGGAGGCGGAGCACGTCGAGGGGTTCGCGCCGGAGTGCGCGGTTGTCACGCACGGTGGTGGCAAACTGCTGGAGGAGCGCCTGGTGGTACGCCCGACTTCGGAAACGATCATCTATTCGATGTTCGCGAAGTGGGTGCAGAGCTATCGCGATCTCCCATTGCTCTACAACCAGTGGGCCAACGTGGTACGCTGGGAAATGCGGACCCGGTTGTTCCTGCGTACCATGGAATTTCTCTGGCAGGAAGGGCACACCGCGCACGCCACGCACGATGAGGCGGAGGAGGAAACACGCCGCATGTTGGGCGTGTACCGCGAGTTTATGGAAGGCCATATGGCCATGCCGGTGGTAACAGGTCAGAAGACGGACAGCGAGAAGTTTGCGGGAGCACTGCGCACCTACGCGTGCGAGGCGCTCATGCAGGACAACAAGGCGCTGCAGGCCGGAACGTCCCACAACCTCGGGCAGAATTTCGCGAAAGCGTTCGACCTCACGTTCCAGAACGAAGCCGGGCAGCAGGACTTTGCGTGGAACACGTCGTGGGGCGTCTCCACGCGCATGATCGGCGGGTTGGTCATGACGCATGGGGACGATGCCGGACTGCGGTTACCGCCCAAGCTCACACCCATCCAGATGGTGATTGTCCCCATCTGGAAGTCCGACGAGGAGCGGGCCGCCACGATCGAGGCGGCCAAGCGCATTGCCGAGGAACTGGGCAGTTTCAAGCGCCCCGATCATGAACGGATCCGCTGCCACGTGGACGACCGTATCGGCATCAAGCCCGGCGCGAAGTACTACCACTGGGAACTGCGGGGGATTCCGTTGCGCATGGAGATCGGCCCTCGCGACCTGGCGCAGTCCAGCGGCATGCTGGTGCGCCGGGACACGCGCGAGAAGCGCCCGATTGCTCTTGACGCGCTCCGCACGGAATTGCCGGTCATCCTGGACCAGATTCAGGCCGACATGTTTGCGGCGGCCAAGGCACGGCTGGAAGCCAACAGCATTCGGGAGCCCATCAGCTACGACAAGTTCAAGGAGATCATGGACGGTCCGGGAGCATTCGTGTATGCGGGATGGAATGGCGATCCGGCCGTGGAGGCTCGAGTCAAGGAAGAGACCAAGGCCACCATTCGCTGCATCCCCGATCCGGAATTCCGCTCGCCCGTGGCGCCAACCACGTGCATGGTGACCGGAGAGCCCGCGAAGTACGAAGTGCTCTGGGCCCGATCGTACTGA
- the lysA gene encoding diaminopimelate decarboxylase, with product MTSTGFDYRAGVLHAEEVPLPTIASAVGTPTYVYCANTIRHRFHQLDQAFHGVPHHIHFAVKANSNLSILSLLRSLGAGVDIVSGGELYRALAAGFHGRDVVFSGVGKTVHEIAQALNAGVQLINIESEAELVTVNAVAERLGVIAPIAIRVNPEVTVDTPHAYIKTGEKGQKFGIPRDDVSRLVACLPDLPNVQLRGLGMHLGSQIGNADPLRDALPRLLSALEQARAAGQPIAFLDVGGGLSVPYEAHETEADIDDYARIVRAAALDTGLTLLLEPGRFLVAEAGVLLTEVLYRKHAAGKDFVVTDAGMNDLIRPALYQAYHAIDPVVITDGAVVADIVGPICESGDFFAKDRAVPDVQAGALLAVRTAGAYGFSMASNYNSRARPAEVLVDGEQFAVVGVRESQEDLVRLERAPLHWRTA from the coding sequence GTGACGTCCACCGGGTTCGACTATCGGGCCGGCGTGCTGCACGCCGAAGAGGTCCCACTGCCGACGATCGCGTCGGCCGTGGGGACGCCCACCTACGTGTACTGCGCCAACACCATCCGCCACCGGTTTCACCAACTGGATCAGGCGTTCCATGGGGTGCCGCATCACATTCATTTCGCCGTCAAGGCCAACTCCAATCTCTCGATCCTGTCGCTGCTGCGATCGCTGGGGGCCGGCGTCGACATCGTGTCCGGGGGCGAGCTGTATCGTGCGCTCGCCGCAGGCTTTCACGGCCGCGATGTGGTGTTCAGTGGTGTCGGCAAGACTGTTCACGAAATCGCGCAGGCGCTCAACGCCGGCGTGCAACTCATCAACATCGAGTCGGAAGCGGAACTGGTCACAGTGAATGCGGTGGCCGAGCGTCTTGGGGTGATCGCGCCAATTGCTATTCGCGTGAACCCCGAAGTCACGGTTGATACGCCGCACGCCTATATCAAGACCGGCGAAAAGGGGCAGAAGTTTGGGATTCCTCGGGATGACGTTTCCCGCCTCGTTGCCTGCCTGCCTGACTTGCCCAACGTGCAGCTGCGTGGTTTGGGGATGCACCTCGGCTCGCAGATCGGTAACGCGGATCCGCTGCGGGACGCCCTCCCGCGCTTGCTGTCAGCGTTGGAACAGGCGAGGGCCGCGGGTCAACCCATTGCGTTTCTCGACGTTGGCGGTGGACTGTCGGTGCCCTACGAAGCGCACGAAACGGAAGCGGACATCGACGACTATGCCCGCATTGTCCGGGCGGCGGCACTCGACACCGGATTGACGCTGCTGCTCGAGCCGGGACGCTTTCTGGTGGCCGAAGCCGGAGTGCTTCTGACCGAAGTGCTGTATCGCAAGCATGCCGCCGGCAAAGACTTCGTCGTGACCGATGCCGGGATGAACGATCTCATTCGCCCGGCACTGTACCAGGCCTATCATGCCATCGACCCGGTGGTGATCACCGATGGGGCTGTGGTGGCTGATATCGTTGGACCGATCTGCGAGTCCGGCGATTTCTTTGCGAAGGATCGAGCCGTTCCCGATGTGCAGGCCGGCGCGCTGCTCGCCGTGCGCACCGCGGGGGCCTACGGTTTTTCAATGGCCTCGAACTACAACTCACGCGCACGCCCCGCCGAGGTGTTGGTGGATGGCGAACAGTTCGCCGTCGTTGGCGTGCGTGAGAGCCAAGAAGATCTCGTGCGCCTTGAGCGCGCACCCCTCCACTGGAGAACTGCCTGA